In Bdellovibrionota bacterium, the genomic stretch TGCCGCAAAAAGCAGCCAAACCCAATGCATTTCCAGGCCGCCGCCGAAGAGATATTTCCAAAAATAAAGTCCGTTGATCACTACCCCGACTCCGAAAACTCCGAGACCGTACCACCCCATCGTGTCGTACACTCGGAGCGTTCGGTTGAGTTTGTGAATCAAATGGCCGGTTTCATGCCGGCGAAAAAAAATCGAAACGATGAACCGCGCCAAAATTCCAAAGAGCATGATCTGAACGCCGGCTGTGAAGAAATACATACCCCCGATCGACCGGTAGATGTAGTCCGAAAAACGGACATGTTCTTCGGTCAATAGAGCGTATAAGGGGGTCGAAATCAGTAACCCCGCCCCCAGTTCAAGGAGAAGTCCGACCAATAAGAATACTTTGAAGGGGTTGTACATCAGAACGGTCCCTACAATGGTTTTGAGAAATCGGATTCCATCCGACGTCATGCGGAGTTTCGAGTCGCCGCTTCGCTCCGAATAGGAAATTGGAACTTCCACCACCTTAAGTTTCTCATGCACCGCTTTGGACGACATCGCGGGGGTGAAGTGAAGTCCGTCGGGCAACGGCGAAAGCTGCGGAAGAATATCCCGTCGGAAAAGCCGAATCCCGCTGGCGGTGTCGCGAACCTTCTCTCCGGACAAGAAGGACAAAAGCCCCGCAAAGAAACGGTTCCCGAGCTTCCGGAGGAAAGGCATCTTCGAGCCTTTGATTCCAAATCGAGTCCCGACCACCATGTCCGCACGCGAACTTCGCAGTGTCTTGTACATCACGATAAGCGAATCGGGCGCCAAAGTTCCGTCGGCGTCCATGAACGACAAGTGTGTGCCGGAAGCGCGCTGAAAACCTGTTTTTAGCGCGGCACCGTAGCCGCAATTCATTTCGTGCGTGACCACCTGGAGATGACCCTTCGAGGCCTTAGCGAGAGTCTCCAATTTCTCGCCGGTGCCATCGGTGGAGCCGTCGTCTACAATGATCACTTCTACGTCTGAAAGCTGAGCGTCTTTTCGAATCTGATCCCGGGCGGATAGAAGAGAGAGCACGACACGATCGATATGTTCGACCTCGTTGTACGCCGGAACGACAATCGATAATTTATCCATGGGCGGTTGCGATCCTTCGTTGACCGAGGAGGCCGGGATAGAACCCGATCAGCCAGCAGACTATACTCACGGACAAGAGAGCTGTGAATAGCGCCCCCGGGATCCAACCCTTGGAACGGAAAGCAAGTACGGCCCAACCGGAAAAAATACTTACCCCCGTCGCGGCGACGAGCCATATCGGCTTATGCCACAAGATAAAGAGAAGAATCGCACCGAGCGGAAACAGGAGTGGCAGGAGGTGAATCTTCTGACAGAACCCATGTTTCTTCACGAGTTGGGCATGGGCGAATCCGTATCGCTTCATCATCCGAAAAAAGGATCTGAATGTGGCCGGTCTTCGATGTTCCACCACTGCTGCCGGAGTGAAGAGCGCCGTGAAACCTTTTCGCTCCAGGCGCAGGTCCAGATCGAGATCTTCGCAGGGCCAGAGCGACTCATCGAATCCCCCCACGCTTTCGATCGCCGACCGGCGGTATAAGACATTACACGTCGGATTGTGCCGAACCGTACGCAGGTTTTCCGATGAATGGATGTAATCGGATATAAAACCAATGGACAAGAAAAATCTCCCAAATATTCGCTCCATTGATGGAGCATGTCGAGAAATAACTTGAACTCCGCCCACGGACGATACCGTATGAGTAAAGTATATCGTCAGCGCCCGTAACTGTTCGAGCCAATCGGGGTGAACTTGAGCATCCGCGTCCGTAAACGCAATCCATCCCCGATCCGTCGACTGAAGGGCGAGGTTCCGAGCATGCCCCGGTCCCTTCCCCCCGCCGTCCAAAACCCGGATCTTCTTTTTGTATTGAGCCAAGATCGAGCGGCTGTCATCCGTGGATCCGTCGTCCACGACGATAATTTCAGCCTCCCGTCTTGCCGCCCTTAAGAGGGAGTCGATGCATTCTTTAAGATGCGCCGCCTCGTTTTTCGCGGCGACTACTATGGCGATATCGAACAAACGAGCCGGAAGAACTTCAGTTCGATTTGAATTCGTCACGATACCAACGAATGGTTTCTTCGATTCCGTCTTCCAAGGAGTATTTCGTTCGAAAGCCGAGGACTTTTCGGGCGGCGGCACTCGATACGTATCGCCTGGGTTGACCGTCCGGTTTCGAGGAATCCCAGGCGAAAGTCCCCTTAAAACCGGTCGCATCGGCGACTACCCGAGCCAAGTCCCGAATTTTGATTTCCCTTTCCAAGCTCAGATTAAAGAATTGCCCTTCCGCTTCGGGACAATCGGCTGCGAGTAAAAGACCGGTTACGGCGTCCTTGACATAGAGGAAGTCCCGACTCGGATCTCCCGTGCCCCATAATTGCACCGTGGGTTCGTTGCGGCGGCGCGCCTCTTCACACTTCCGGATCAAAGCCGGAATTACGTGCGACGTTTCGAGGTCGAAATCGTCCCTCGGTCCGTAGAGATTCGTCGGAAAGATCGCCGTGTACCGCAGGCCGTATTGTTGGCGATAACCTTCCGCAGCCACGAGAAGAGATCGTTTCGCAACACCGTAGGGCGCGTTTGTCTCCTCCGGATAGCCGTCCCAAAGCGAACTCTCGGCAAATGGAACCGGTGCGAACTTCGGATACGCGCATATTGTGCCCAACAGAACAAAACGGCCCACGCCGGCTTTTGTCGCCGCGTCGATCGTATGAATCCCCATGAGCATGTTGTCCCGGAAGAAGTCCGCTGGGTGGGCCCGGTTTGCTCCTATTCCACCGACGGAAGCCGCCAAATGAAATACGAGGTCATAATCGGATCGAAAGAGTGTTCGGACGGAAGGTTCGTCGCGGAGATCGCATTCGGCTCGCGCGGGGGCGAAAATCTTCGTACATCCTTTGGCTCTCAAGCTCTCCAGTAAATGCGAGCCCAGAAAGCCGTGACCTCCGGTGACGAGAATCTTGGCTGTGGACCAGTTCAAACTCACTCCGGGAGTCTCTCGCCTTGCGCCTCGCAATCCGCTTTAAGCATGATCTTCACGAGTTGTCGAAAGGTCGTCTTTGGAGTCCAACCTAAGACACGTTTGGCCTTGGAAGCATCGCCGATCAGGACATCCACTTCCGTCGGCCGAAAATATTTCGGGTCGATTTCAACGTGGTCTTCCCATTTGAGCCGGGCGGCCGAAAAAGCTTCGGTCAAGAACTCACGGACCGAATGGGTCTCGCCCGTCGCCACCACGTAGTCGTCCGGCTTTTCTTGTTGAAGCATTTTCCAGGCGGCCTCCATGTACTCGGGCGCGTATCCCCAGTCCCGTTTTGCATCGATATTTCCAAGAAAGAGCTTCTTTTGTTTACCGGCCAAAATTCGTGCTATCGCCATCGTGATTTTACGTGTGACGAACGTCGGGCCGCGCCTCGGCGATTCGTGGTTGAACAAAACTCCGTTCGTGGCGTGAATTCCGTAAGCCTCCCGGTAATTCCGTGTGATCCAGTAGGCGAAAACTTTCGCCGCAGCATACGGGCTCCGGGGCTGTAACAACGATGCTTCATTCAAAATCCCACCCGGTGTGCCGCCGTACATTTCCGAACTCGACGCTTGGTAGAAGCGTGGTTTGATCCCGACGTCCCGAATCGTTTCCAAGATTCGCAGCGGGCCCATGGCATCGATGTCCGCCGTATATTCGGGAATATCGAAACTGACTCGAACGTGGCTCTGGGCGCCCAAATTATAGATTTCGTGGGGGTTTACCTTCGTCAGAAGCCGGGCAAGGAACGAGCCGTTCGCGAGATCTCCGTAATGTAACGACAACCTATGCCCGGGCTCATGCGGATCCTCGTAAATGTCCCGCAGCCGCCCCGTGTTGAACGTACTCGCCTTGCGTATGATTCCATGGACTTCGTAACCCTTCGAGAGGAGAAGCTCGGCCAGATAGGAACCGTCTTGGCCGGTGATTCCCGTAATGAGGGCCCGTCTTCCTTTGAGTGTTTCATTCACGTTAAGTATCCAATTCTGTTAGCCGTTTCGCCATGTTAGCCATCGTTCGAGCATGGTACAATATCTCTTCCCTCCGGCATTATGCAAACACCTGCACTTCGATCGAACGACACGGCAGAGCATCGTCCCAAAATACTCATGCTCAACAGCTTGGACGAACGATACGGTTCCACCTACCGGATCCGCGCATTTGAGGCCCTTCTCCGAGAATCGGGCTATGCCGTTGAATATTTGGAAGGGAAAAATTCCCCCTTGAACCGTCTCGGCAGTCTATTCAAAGCGGCCGCCAAGAATTCCTTTGATCTGCTCATAACGCAAAAATTCAACCCGGTCACACTGCCCGCAATTTGGGTGGCCCGTCTGCGAGGTAAGCCGGTTCTCGTCGATTGGGATGACTTTGATCCGGGATTGCAAGGAAGTCGTTGGAAACGATGGCTATCCTATGTATGCGAGACGATCGGACCCTATTTCGCGACGATCATTACCACGCATAGCGAAGTCATCGCCGACCGGGCGACGCGCAAGGGACGCCGCGTCGTCAACCTACCCCAGGGGTTCGACGACCGTCTCTTTTCACCCCGCCGGGAAAAGAAACGAGAGGACCGCTTGAAATGGGGATTTTCACCCAAGGATCTCGTGGTCGGCCACCTCTGTACGTTTACCGACGGAGGAATCCTCGACCTCCCGATGATTCTCGATTCTTGGGCTAAATTGAAACAGCCCGAGATCCACTTTCTTTTGATTGGTGGGGGACCCAAAGAACCTCAAGTCCTCCGAATGATCGACGAACGGGATCTTCGATCCCGCATTCGACGGACGGGATTACTCTCTCACGAGGAAGTTCCTTCCGCGCTGAACGCGATGGATGTGGGCATGGTCTTCATGCGGGACACCCCTGCGAACCATGCTAGAGTGTCGTTCAAAGTGATCGAATATTTGGCTATGAATGTTCCCGTCGTGGGACAAGCGGTGGGCGAGACAAAGCGACTCTTCGGAACCTGGATTACAGGCTCGGATGAAGCGCATCTGCCTCAAACTCTTCTTCGCGTTCTTCACGATCGTCCGGAGAACGATACGGCAAGCACCTTGCGACCGTACCGATGGTCGGCGATTCATCGTGATCTTCTCAACGTGATATCGAACTTTTCCATGGGAGAAAAAAATGTCTCTCACGTCTAGAGTCGATATCAACGTCGGCTATTCATGCAACGAACGGTGCAAATTTTGTTATTACATTCAGACCGTAAAGGATCGAACCAAAGAAAAAGATCTACCCACCGACGAGGTGAAAAAGAGAATCGCCTTTATTCGGCGCCAGGGAATCGAAACCCTGGAGTTCACGGGAGGCGAGCCGACAATTCGGAACGACCTCATCGATCTGGTTCGGTACGCGAAATCTCTCGGATTCAAGAGCATCAGCATGATCAGCAATGCCGTCCGGTTGGCTCAGCCGGACTATGCGAAGGCTTGCGTGGAGGCCGGAATTGACGATTTTCTCATTTCCATTCATGGCTCCGAGGCCAAAAGTCATGACCGTGTGACCGAAATACCCGGAAGCTTCGACAAAGCCGTTCAAGCCGTCCGTCACTTAACGAAATATCCGGTCAAGGTTCGGGCGAATTGCGTCATATCAGGACTTAACTATACGGAGGCCGTTCCGACGCTGGAGCTTTACCGTTCTCTCGGTCTTCAGACGGCGAATTTCATTTTGTTCAATCCCATCGTGGAGGCCGATTGGCGTTCGGCGCCGGAGCTGAACGTCGCGTACAGCGACGCCGCTCCTTACCTCAAATCGGCGATTGACCAGTACAAAGACAAGATCCAGAAAATCACCGTCCGCTACATCCCTCTTTGCTTGATGCAGGGTTATGAGTCGTACGTCACGAACATGCCGCAGATTCAGTACGACCCGGACGAATGGGACTACCTGATACGCACGGGTATCCGGGAAGGAAAATTCATATCGACCGCCGCGCTTTGGGTCGGAATGGCGCTCCATCCTTCGAAAAGGCGCGCCTTAAAACATGGCTGGAACACGCTCAAGCATGAGGGGATCAAGTACTTTCTTCAAATCAAGAACAAGGTGTACGGATCGGAGTGCCAAAAATGCGCTTACAAAGGCGTCTGTGACGGCGTTTGGAGAAAGTACGCCGATTGGAAGGGTTTCGGCGAGCTTCGGGCGATCCCCGGCCCGCGAATCCAGGATCCGACCCATTTCATTCGCCAGAATCCTAACTTCTTCCTGAACGAAAAGCGGAGAACGGCGGCTTGAAGGTTGCCAACCAGCTTAAAGTCCCTCTCTTCAAAGAGGGACTGAATGCCCTTAAAGTCTACCCCGGCTATAAGCTGGGTCAGGTCTGGAGCCGGCCGGTTTCCGTCAATTTTTTGATTACCTCCCGGTGCAATTCCAAGTGCATCACCTGTGACTCCTGGAAGCTGACGGATCACGACCGAGAACTCACCCTCGACGATTTTAAACGGTTGGCCGCGGAGATTGCGGAGCTCGACATTCCGATCGTCACGATCGGCGGGGGAGAACCGACACTGCGGAGCGATCTATGGGAGATCATCCGAGCGTTCAAAGAACAGGGCCGCGTCGTCCAGCTGACGACCAACGCTCTTACAATGAAGGCTGAACAGAGGAAACAGGTGTACGACAGCGGCCTGGATCGTGTCACGATCTCCGTGGACAGCCATCTCCCCCGCTTGTATCACCTAATTCGGGGAGTCGACGGCGGTCAGAAAGTTTTGGAGAATCTTCAGGCCCTTTTACGCGAACGCCCTCCGACGTTGGAAGTCGATTCCAACACCGTTCTGTGCAAGGACAACGCCGAATCATTTCTTGAAACGCTCGACTATTTGATTTCGATAGGGGTTCCGAAGGTCAACTTTTCGGCGGTCACTACCGCCGGAAATAATTATCTGATGGTTGAGCCGAAAAAGGATTTGGCCGATATTCCATCGACCCTCATTGATCGGATCATTGTGGGGCTTTTGGAGCGAAAAAAAACGAGCGATACGATTCCGGCCAGCACGACGTTCATTAAGGGACTGCGGACGTATTACGCGAATCCCACAAAAGTGGTTTTCCCTTGCTTCGCC encodes the following:
- a CDS encoding glycosyltransferase family 2 protein translates to MDKLSIVVPAYNEVEHIDRVVLSLLSARDQIRKDAQLSDVEVIIVDDGSTDGTGEKLETLAKASKGHLQVVTHEMNCGYGAALKTGFQRASGTHLSFMDADGTLAPDSLIVMYKTLRSSRADMVVGTRFGIKGSKMPFLRKLGNRFFAGLLSFLSGEKVRDTASGIRLFRRDILPQLSPLPDGLHFTPAMSSKAVHEKLKVVEVPISYSERSGDSKLRMTSDGIRFLKTIVGTVLMYNPFKVFLLVGLLLELGAGLLISTPLYALLTEEHVRFSDYIYRSIGGMYFFTAGVQIMLFGILARFIVSIFFRRHETGHLIHKLNRTLRVYDTMGWYGLGVFGVGVVINGLYFWKYLFGGGLEMHWVWLLFAAGFIIVGLQMMITGVVMRILKDIRAANDSN
- a CDS encoding glycosyltransferase, with protein sequence MTNSNRTEVLPARLFDIAIVVAAKNEAAHLKECIDSLLRAARREAEIIVVDDGSTDDSRSILAQYKKKIRVLDGGGKGPGHARNLALQSTDRGWIAFTDADAQVHPDWLEQLRALTIYFTHTVSSVGGVQVISRHAPSMERIFGRFFLSIGFISDYIHSSENLRTVRHNPTCNVLYRRSAIESVGGFDESLWPCEDLDLDLRLERKGFTALFTPAAVVEHRRPATFRSFFRMMKRYGFAHAQLVKKHGFCQKIHLLPLLFPLGAILLFILWHKPIWLVAATGVSIFSGWAVLAFRSKGWIPGALFTALLSVSIVCWLIGFYPGLLGQRRIATAHG
- a CDS encoding GDP-L-fucose synthase, producing the protein MSLNWSTAKILVTGGHGFLGSHLLESLRAKGCTKIFAPARAECDLRDEPSVRTLFRSDYDLVFHLAASVGGIGANRAHPADFFRDNMLMGIHTIDAATKAGVGRFVLLGTICAYPKFAPVPFAESSLWDGYPEETNAPYGVAKRSLLVAAEGYRQQYGLRYTAIFPTNLYGPRDDFDLETSHVIPALIRKCEEARRRNEPTVQLWGTGDPSRDFLYVKDAVTGLLLAADCPEAEGQFFNLSLEREIKIRDLARVVADATGFKGTFAWDSSKPDGQPRRYVSSAAARKVLGFRTKYSLEDGIEETIRWYRDEFKSN
- the gmd gene encoding GDP-mannose 4,6-dehydratase; its protein translation is MNETLKGRRALITGITGQDGSYLAELLLSKGYEVHGIIRKASTFNTGRLRDIYEDPHEPGHRLSLHYGDLANGSFLARLLTKVNPHEIYNLGAQSHVRVSFDIPEYTADIDAMGPLRILETIRDVGIKPRFYQASSSEMYGGTPGGILNEASLLQPRSPYAAAKVFAYWITRNYREAYGIHATNGVLFNHESPRRGPTFVTRKITMAIARILAGKQKKLFLGNIDAKRDWGYAPEYMEAAWKMLQQEKPDDYVVATGETHSVREFLTEAFSAARLKWEDHVEIDPKYFRPTEVDVLIGDASKAKRVLGWTPKTTFRQLVKIMLKADCEAQGERLPE
- a CDS encoding glycosyltransferase; the encoded protein is MQTPALRSNDTAEHRPKILMLNSLDERYGSTYRIRAFEALLRESGYAVEYLEGKNSPLNRLGSLFKAAAKNSFDLLITQKFNPVTLPAIWVARLRGKPVLVDWDDFDPGLQGSRWKRWLSYVCETIGPYFATIITTHSEVIADRATRKGRRVVNLPQGFDDRLFSPRREKKREDRLKWGFSPKDLVVGHLCTFTDGGILDLPMILDSWAKLKQPEIHFLLIGGGPKEPQVLRMIDERDLRSRIRRTGLLSHEEVPSALNAMDVGMVFMRDTPANHARVSFKVIEYLAMNVPVVGQAVGETKRLFGTWITGSDEAHLPQTLLRVLHDRPENDTASTLRPYRWSAIHRDLLNVISNFSMGEKNVSHV
- a CDS encoding radical SAM protein, whose translation is MSLTSRVDINVGYSCNERCKFCYYIQTVKDRTKEKDLPTDEVKKRIAFIRRQGIETLEFTGGEPTIRNDLIDLVRYAKSLGFKSISMISNAVRLAQPDYAKACVEAGIDDFLISIHGSEAKSHDRVTEIPGSFDKAVQAVRHLTKYPVKVRANCVISGLNYTEAVPTLELYRSLGLQTANFILFNPIVEADWRSAPELNVAYSDAAPYLKSAIDQYKDKIQKITVRYIPLCLMQGYESYVTNMPQIQYDPDEWDYLIRTGIREGKFISTAALWVGMALHPSKRRALKHGWNTLKHEGIKYFLQIKNKVYGSECQKCAYKGVCDGVWRKYADWKGFGELRAIPGPRIQDPTHFIRQNPNFFLNEKRRTAA
- a CDS encoding radical SAM protein, yielding MKVANQLKVPLFKEGLNALKVYPGYKLGQVWSRPVSVNFLITSRCNSKCITCDSWKLTDHDRELTLDDFKRLAAEIAELDIPIVTIGGGEPTLRSDLWEIIRAFKEQGRVVQLTTNALTMKAEQRKQVYDSGLDRVTISVDSHLPRLYHLIRGVDGGQKVLENLQALLRERPPTLEVDSNTVLCKDNAESFLETLDYLISIGVPKVNFSAVTTAGNNYLMVEPKKDLADIPSTLIDRIIVGLLERKKTSDTIPASTTFIKGLRTYYANPTKVVFPCFAGHLTLDIFQDGSVHGCGNLPAFSNVREASLREIWCGDAASQNRTDMAEGRCTNCYLSCKIELAIAANPRHLPSFALEKLAGSF